Within Romboutsia sp. CE17, the genomic segment TTAATAGTTACATTTTTATATCCCTTAGCACTTTTACATTCTACTACTTCTTCAACTCTATCTATCATTAAAAAAGGATATCTATGTGGTAAAATATCTTTTATTTCTTTTACAGTTAACATCTATATTCTCCTTATCTTGAATAATGGATCTCCATACTGTACCATTTTTCCATTTTCACCTGATATACTTATAATTTCACAATCAAACTCTGCACTAATTTCATTCATTAACTTCATTGCTTCAATTATACATACAACCTCTCCCTTGCTGACTTTTTGTCCTACACTTACGAAAGGTTCTGAATCAGGAGATACAGACTCATAAAATGTTCCTACTATAGGAGACTTTATAAATTCAATATCATCTTCATTTGAATTTTTATCCTTATCTTTATTTATATTATTTAAATTACCATCTAATGTTAATAAATGTGTATTGGGTGATTCTAATTGTAAATTATCATCTATATCAGTAATAGCTAATTTACTTAGACTTCTAGAATCAATTACCTCATTTGATGCACTTGTATAATTTCTAGAAATAGACTTATCCATTTTTATATATTCTTTTCCATCTTGCATTTCAAAATAAGATAAATCAGAGTTATTAATTAATTCTATAAGCTCTTTTAATTCACTATAATTCATATTTACCTCCAATTACTCCCACTTTTTAAATAAAAGTGATGCATTATGTCCACCAAAACCCAATGAGTTATTTATGGCGTACTTTAAATTACATTTTCTTCCTACATTAGGTACATAATCTAAATCTAATTCCTCTTCACTTTCACTATAACCTATAGTTGGAGGTATAAATCCTTCTTGTAAAGCTTTTATACAAGCAATTGACTCTACAGCTCCAGCTGCACCTAATAAGTGTCCAGTCATTGATTTAATTGATGATATAGGTATATTTTTAGCATCTTCTTTAAATACTTTCTTTATTGCCCTTGTTTCAAATAAATCATTATAAGGTGTAGATGTCCCATGAGCATTTATATAGGAAACCTCATTAGGTCTAATATTAGCTTCACATATTGCATTTTCCATAGCCTTAGATGCACTTTCTCCTTCTGGATCTGGAGATGTTATATGGTATGCATCGCAAGTTGATCCATACCCAACAATTTCACATAGTATATTTGCATTTCTATTTAAGGCATGGTCTAAACTTTCCATAACTAAAATTCCTGCACCTTCTCCCATTACAAAGCCACTTCTATCTTTGTCAAAAGGTATTGAAGCTCTTTGTGGGTCATTATTAGAATTTAATGCCCTCATATTATTAAATCCTGCTATTGCGATAGGTGTTATAGAAGATTCACAACCACCACTTATCATTACATCTGCATAACCATGCTTTATATATCTAAAAGCATCACCGATATTATTTGTTCCTGTTGCACATGCAGTAACCGCTGATGTACAAGTAGCTTTAGCATTATATTTTATTGCAATATTAGCTGCAGCTGCATTTATTATTGTCATAGGTATATACATTGGAGATATTCTTTTAGGTCCCTTATTATATAAGGTACTAAACTCATGTTCATGAGTATGGAATCCACCTATCCCAGAACCAACCATTACTCCAAACTTATTTTTATCAACTTCATCTATGTTAAGACCTGAATTTTTTATAGCCTCTTCACTTGCTATAAGCGCATATTGCGTAAACCTATCAAGTCGTCTGCTTTCCTTTTTATCTAAGTAATCTTCAACTCTTAAATCTTTTACTTCTCCAGCAATTTTTACATCTAGATTTTCTGTATCTATAGATTTTATAAAATCAATTCCTAGTTTACCATTTTTAGCATTTTCCCAAAATTCATTTACATTATTACCAATAGGGGTTACTGCCCCTACTCCTGTTATAACTACTCTTCTACTCATAAATTCCTCCTACATTGCCATTCCGCCATCGACATGAATTACTTGACCTGTTATATAATTAGATTTATCACTGCCTAAGAATACGGCAAGATTTGCAATATCTTCTACTTGGCCAAGTCTTTTAAGTGGAACTTGAGAAATTATATTCTTCTTTTGATCCTCACTTAATATTCTAGTCATATCTGTATCTATAAACCCTGGAGCTATTGCATTTACATTTATGTTTTTACTTCCGATTTCTCTAGCTAAAGATTTTGTCATTCCAATAACTCCTGCTTTTGATGCTGAGTAATTTACTTGCCCTGCATTTCCAATAACACCAACAACAGAAGACATATTTATTATTTTACCTTCTTTTTGCTTTACCATTATAGGAGATACTGCTCTTAAACAATTAAATGCCCCTTTTAAATTCACTTCTATTACACTATCAAAATCTTCTTCTTTCATTCTTATTATTAAAGTATCTTTTGTTATACCTGCATTATTAACTAAAATATCTATTTTACC encodes:
- the fabG gene encoding 3-oxoacyl-[acyl-carrier-protein] reductase, which produces MLKGKCAVITGASRGIGREIALKYAKEGANIVLNYRKSEEEALKLKEELDKLGSKTLIVKADVSKFDEAEHLIKEAKNTFGKIDILVNNAGITKDTLIIRMKEEDFDSVIEVNLKGAFNCLRAVSPIMVKQKEGKIINMSSVVGVIGNAGQVNYSASKAGVIGMTKSLAREIGSKNINVNAIAPGFIDTDMTRILSEDQKKNIISQVPLKRLGQVEDIANLAVFLGSDKSNYITGQVIHVDGGMAM
- the fabF gene encoding beta-ketoacyl-ACP synthase II codes for the protein MSRRVVITGVGAVTPIGNNVNEFWENAKNGKLGIDFIKSIDTENLDVKIAGEVKDLRVEDYLDKKESRRLDRFTQYALIASEEAIKNSGLNIDEVDKNKFGVMVGSGIGGFHTHEHEFSTLYNKGPKRISPMYIPMTIINAAAANIAIKYNAKATCTSAVTACATGTNNIGDAFRYIKHGYADVMISGGCESSITPIAIAGFNNMRALNSNNDPQRASIPFDKDRSGFVMGEGAGILVMESLDHALNRNANILCEIVGYGSTCDAYHITSPDPEGESASKAMENAICEANIRPNEVSYINAHGTSTPYNDLFETRAIKKVFKEDAKNIPISSIKSMTGHLLGAAGAVESIACIKALQEGFIPPTIGYSESEEELDLDYVPNVGRKCNLKYAINNSLGFGGHNASLLFKKWE
- the accB gene encoding acetyl-CoA carboxylase biotin carboxyl carrier protein codes for the protein MNYSELKELIELINNSDLSYFEMQDGKEYIKMDKSISRNYTSASNEVIDSRSLSKLAITDIDDNLQLESPNTHLLTLDGNLNNINKDKDKNSNEDDIEFIKSPIVGTFYESVSPDSEPFVSVGQKVSKGEVVCIIEAMKLMNEISAEFDCEIISISGENGKMVQYGDPLFKIRRI